TTCGGCTTCCCTTTCGTAGAAGAAACACGAGACGTCCCCGGCAACCTTGGGATCGAGGATCTCCGGATAAGCCAGTCGCTTGGGCAGGAGGGGATAGGCCCCAGCGGCGATCGCTTCGACCGCGGTGATGCCGAAGAACTCGTGGTTGGCCGTCGAGACGAAAACGTCGGCCTCCATCAGAGCTTCTTCGTAATCCTGCCGCGACTCCTGAAAACCCCAGCGATCGATGTGGTGGAAGAAATACTGCCGGGCCCAGTCAAAGATCGGCGGACGCTCGCGGAACTGCTCGCCGATGACGCTGATGCGGAAATCAACGCCGCCGAGCTTGAGAGACTTGAGAGCCAGAAAGAAGGCGTCAGGATTCTTGTCGTGTTCCCAACGCGCGGCCCAGAGAATGCGGATGGGCCCGGGCATTCGTTCACCCCGCTTGGGAA
The genomic region above belongs to Phycisphaerae bacterium and contains:
- a CDS encoding glycosyltransferase yields the protein PKRGERMPGPIRILWAARWEHDKNPDAFFLALKSLKLGGVDFRISVIGEQFRERPPIFDWARQYFFHHIDRWGFQESRQDYEEALMEADVFVSTANHEFFGITAVEAIAAGAYPLLPKRLAYPEILDPKVAGDVSCFFYEREAEGLAERLRELAERLTKGDLWQGDPDRAKRATARFSWSKLAPILDEAIESV